In a genomic window of Carassius gibelio isolate Cgi1373 ecotype wild population from Czech Republic chromosome A3, carGib1.2-hapl.c, whole genome shotgun sequence:
- the LOC127943062 gene encoding galanin receptor 2b, whose amino-acid sequence MSDHEDLNKAMGHWNASESYQLNPASVIVSVVFSLIFLLGTIGNSLVLAVLLRSGQVGYNTTNLFILNLSVADFFFIIFCVPFQATIYSLEGWVFGSFMCKVVHFFINLTMYASSFTLAAVSVDRYLAIRYPLRSRELRTPCNAVVAMVVIWGLSLVFAGPYLSYYDLIDFENSNVCVPGWEEHNRKVLDTCTFVFGYVIPVLIVSLSYTRTIKYLWTAVDPLDGMSESKRAKRKVTKMIIIVTVLFCICWLPYHVVILCYLYGDFPFNQTTYAFRLLSHCMAYANSCLNPIVYALVSKHFRKGFKKVFSCILSKKGRNKVHVVHVANTVPGFEAGSTEVSQMNEENARQNQNEMVNRPLAEPQEATMTITLPFQNQP is encoded by the exons ATGTCAGATCACGAGGACCTGAATAAAGCCATGGGACACTGGAACGCCTCGGAGAGCTACCAGCTCAACCCAGCCAGTGTCATTGTGTCTGTGGTCTTCTCGCTCATCTTCCTCCTGGGGACCATTGGGAACAGTCTGGTACTGGCAGTGCTCCTCAGAAGTGGGCAGGTTGGGTACAACACCACCAATCTGTTCATCCTCAACCTCAGCGTAGCGGatttcttcttcatcatcttctGTGTGCCTTTCCAAGCAACCATCTACTCCCTGGAGGGTTGGGTTTTCGGGTCCTTTATGTGCAAGGTGGTTCACTTCTTCATCAACCTCACCATGTATGCTAGCAGTTTCACGCTGGCTGCTGTGTCTGTGGATAG GTATCTGGCCATCCGTTACCCCCTGCGCTCCAGAGAATTGAGAACGCCGTGTAACGCTGTAGTTGCGATGGTGGTCATCTGGGGCCTGTCGCTTGTTTTCGCCGGGCCTTATTTGAGTTACTACGACCTCATTGATTTCGAAAACAGCAATGTGTGCGTGCCAGGGTGGGAAGAGCATAACCGGAAGGTTCTGGACACCTGCACCTTTGTTTTTGGCTATGTTATTCCTGTGCTCATTGTGAGCCTGTCCTACACACGCACCATCAAGTACCTGTGGACCGCGGTGGATCCCCTCGATGGGATGTCGGAGTCGAAGCGAGCCAAGCGCAAGGTCACCAAGATGATCATCATAGTCACAGTGCTCTTTTGCATCTGCTGGCTACCGTACCACGTGGTCATTTTGTGCTACCTCTACGGAGACTTTCCCTTCAATCAGACCACCTACGCCTTCAGGCTGCTGTCCCACTGCATGGCCTACGCCAACTCTTGCCTCAACCCTATCGTTTACGCCCTGGTGTCCAAACACTTTCGCAAGGGCTTCAAGAAGGTCTTCAGCTGCATCCTCAGCAAAAAGGGACGAAATAAGGTGCATGTGGTCCATGTGGCCAACACCGTCCCTGGCTTCGAAGCGGGATCCACTGAAGTGTCTCAAATGAATGAAGAGAACGCCAGACAGAACCAGAACGAAATGGTCAACCGCCCACTCGCAGAGCCGCAGGAAGCCACTATGACTATAACGTTACCCTTCCAGAATCAGCCGTGA